From Peptoanaerobacter stomatis, one genomic window encodes:
- a CDS encoding lysophospholipid acyltransferase family protein: MLYSVLRFIINIVLRIVYRIEVVGNNTVESNKAYIVASNHRNNLDPLLVIITFNKRKIHYIAKKELFENKILKFILDRTYVISLDRNKNDLGALKESLKVLKDGEILGIFPQGTRVSSIEDDTSKAGIGMFAMRTNTPVIPVSIVAENNYKPFSKIKIIYHDLYTVPEQLMTEKNNEGYIAVSNEVMQIIKSK; this comes from the coding sequence ATGTTATATAGTGTACTCAGATTTATCATAAATATAGTACTTCGCATAGTTTATAGAATAGAAGTGGTAGGTAATAATACGGTTGAGAGCAACAAAGCATATATAGTCGCATCAAACCATAGAAATAATCTTGACCCTTTGCTTGTAATAATTACATTTAATAAGAGAAAAATACATTATATAGCAAAAAAAGAATTGTTTGAAAATAAAATTCTAAAATTCATTTTGGACAGAACATATGTTATTTCATTAGACAGAAATAAAAATGATTTAGGAGCGTTAAAAGAATCGTTAAAAGTCTTAAAAGATGGAGAGATATTAGGTATATTTCCACAAGGCACAAGGGTGAGCAGTATAGAAGATGATACATCAAAAGCAGGAATAGGAATGTTTGCAATGCGTACAAATACACCTGTAATACCTGTGTCTATAGTAGCTGAAAATAATTACAAACCATTTTCAAAAATAAAAATAATTTATCACGATTTATATACCGTACCTGAACAACTTATGACAGAAAAAAATAATGAAGGCTATATAGCAGTTTCAAATGAAGTAATGCAAATTATAAAATCAAAATAA
- the ispH gene encoding 4-hydroxy-3-methylbut-2-enyl diphosphate reductase, with protein sequence MNIILSKFSGYCYGVKRAISIAQNSIGELGKVYSLGSIIHNKRAVEKLENQGLQIVDDIDKDYKNILFRSHGVEKKFYNFANEHGMNIIDTTCTFVKKIHQIVADKYKSGNEIIIIGNKSHPEVIGINSWCDYTAQFVGDEKDVEKLKIDKNCNYVLVFQTTFNIEKYEEIVSKISEKTENLEIFNTICNATKKRQDAILEISEKVDMIVVIGDKSSSNSKKLYELASSRFKSIFVEDCSELDQSMFENVKNVGITAGASTPDFVIDEVIKYIQDLN encoded by the coding sequence ATGAACATAATACTTTCTAAATTTTCAGGTTATTGCTATGGTGTCAAAAGAGCGATATCAATAGCTCAAAACAGCATTGGAGAGCTTGGTAAAGTATATTCATTAGGCTCTATAATACACAATAAAAGAGCAGTAGAAAAACTTGAAAATCAAGGACTTCAAATAGTAGATGATATAGATAAAGATTATAAAAACATACTCTTTCGTTCACATGGAGTAGAAAAGAAATTCTATAATTTTGCAAATGAGCATGGTATGAATATAATAGATACCACTTGTACATTTGTAAAGAAAATACATCAGATTGTTGCTGACAAATATAAATCGGGTAATGAGATAATAATAATAGGCAATAAAAGTCATCCTGAAGTTATAGGGATAAACTCATGGTGTGACTATACAGCACAGTTTGTTGGAGATGAAAAAGACGTAGAAAAATTAAAAATAGACAAAAATTGCAATTATGTACTTGTTTTTCAAACAACCTTCAATATAGAAAAATATGAAGAAATAGTGAGTAAAATATCTGAAAAAACTGAAAACTTAGAGATATTTAACACCATATGCAATGCAACTAAAAAAAGACAGGACGCCATATTGGAAATATCAGAAAAAGTAGATATGATAGTAGTAATAGGTGACAAATCAAGCTCCAATTCAAAAAAATTATATGAACTTGCAAGCAGTAGATTTAAAAGCATATTTGTAGAAGATTGTAGTGAGCTTGACCAATCTATGTTTGAGAATGTAAAAAATGTAGGTATAACAGCAGGTGCATCAACGCCTGATTTTGTGATAGATGAAGTGATAAAATATATACAAGACTTAAATTAA
- a CDS encoding GNAT family N-acetyltransferase translates to MINFVKVKLEDAEALWHMMNNLDYETKYMLFEAGERKKDFSIIKSRIENVLKYNDFLCLAKDGDKIAGYISAEKGKLKRIEHTAYIVVGVLKEYTDKKIGSEFFKRLDLWAKENHIKRLELTVVCENDIAKHLYEKNGFEIEGIKKKSMYIDQKYVDEYYMAKIFE, encoded by the coding sequence ATGATTAATTTTGTAAAAGTAAAATTGGAAGACGCAGAAGCTTTGTGGCATATGATGAATAATCTTGACTATGAAACTAAGTATATGTTGTTTGAGGCAGGAGAAAGAAAAAAGGATTTTTCAATTATAAAGTCAAGAATAGAAAATGTATTGAAATATAATGATTTTTTGTGTTTGGCTAAAGATGGAGATAAAATAGCAGGCTATATATCAGCGGAAAAAGGAAAACTTAAAAGAATTGAACATACAGCCTATATAGTAGTGGGTGTTTTAAAAGAATATACAGATAAAAAGATAGGTAGTGAATTTTTTAAAAGACTGGACTTATGGGCTAAAGAAAATCATATAAAAAGATTGGAATTGACGGTTGTATGCGAGAATGATATTGCAAAGCATTTATATGAGAAGAACGGCTTTGAAATAGAAGGGATAAAAAAGAAATCTATGTATATCGACCAAAAATATGTAGATGAATATTATATGGCAAAAATATTTGAATAA
- the miaB gene encoding tRNA (N6-isopentenyl adenosine(37)-C2)-methylthiotransferase MiaB, with protein sequence MDRVSIINKENFSNQEYYVDLVKNINDDEYAKTGEAKKFIIVTFGCQMNEHDSENIKGMLTNMGYEETEDMEKANLIIYNTCAIRENAETRFFGNIGALKNIKKKNPNIVIATCGCMMQEPHIVKELTSKYKHVNIIFGTHNIYKFPELLYTYVSLVDKETVVDVWDIDGNIVEGLPSVRRYDFKAFVNIMYGCNNFCTYCIVPFTRGRERSRSPQDILQEVKLLSQNSVKEITLLGQNVNSYGNNFTDKYTFPMLLEDINKMDNIERIRFMTSHPKDISDELINSFATLDKLCESLHLPVQSGSSNVLKLMNRRYTAEDYMKKIEKIKKVALDIALTTDIIVGFPGETEEDFKQTLKLVKEVEYDSAFMFMYSTRKGTVAEKMSGHISEEVKKDRFNRLLETANEISAKKNKEYKDKIEQVLVEGFSKKNESVLSGRNRKNKLINFVGDESKIGQIVNVKITDVKSFSLNGVEV encoded by the coding sequence TTGGATAGAGTAAGTATAATAAATAAAGAGAATTTTTCTAATCAAGAATATTATGTCGATTTAGTAAAAAACATAAATGATGATGAATATGCAAAAACAGGAGAGGCTAAAAAATTTATAATAGTTACTTTCGGTTGTCAGATGAATGAACATGACAGTGAGAATATAAAAGGTATGCTTACAAATATGGGATATGAAGAAACAGAAGATATGGAAAAAGCGAATCTTATAATATATAATACCTGTGCAATCAGAGAAAATGCAGAGACCAGATTTTTTGGTAATATTGGTGCATTAAAAAATATTAAGAAGAAAAATCCGAATATAGTGATCGCAACTTGCGGTTGTATGATGCAAGAGCCTCATATTGTCAAGGAGCTCACAAGTAAATATAAACATGTAAATATAATATTTGGAACACACAATATCTATAAATTTCCGGAGTTATTGTACACTTATGTTTCTTTGGTAGACAAAGAAACGGTTGTAGATGTATGGGATATAGACGGAAATATAGTAGAAGGTTTGCCATCAGTAAGAAGATATGATTTTAAAGCGTTTGTAAATATAATGTATGGTTGCAATAATTTTTGCACATATTGCATAGTGCCTTTTACAAGAGGTAGGGAACGCAGTAGGTCGCCACAGGATATATTGCAGGAAGTAAAATTGCTTTCTCAAAATTCTGTAAAAGAGATAACTTTGTTAGGTCAAAATGTAAACTCTTATGGCAATAATTTTACAGATAAATATACATTCCCAATGCTTTTGGAAGATATAAACAAAATGGATAACATTGAGAGAATAAGATTTATGACATCTCATCCTAAAGATATTTCGGATGAACTTATAAATTCATTTGCTACATTGGATAAACTTTGTGAAAGTCTACATTTGCCTGTACAATCAGGAAGTTCAAATGTATTAAAACTTATGAACAGAAGATATACAGCTGAAGATTATATGAAAAAAATTGAAAAAATAAAAAAAGTTGCACTGGATATAGCACTTACTACAGATATAATAGTAGGTTTTCCGGGAGAAACAGAAGAAGATTTCAAGCAGACACTAAAACTTGTAAAAGAAGTTGAATATGATTCGGCATTTATGTTTATGTATTCAACAAGAAAGGGTACAGTAGCTGAAAAAATGTCAGGACATATAAGTGAAGAAGTTAAAAAAGACAGGTTTAACAGATTGCTTGAAACAGCAAATGAAATATCAGCTAAGAAAAATAAGGAATATAAAGATAAGATAGAGCAAGTGCTTGTAGAAGGTTTCAGCAAAAAGAACGAGTCGGTCTTATCAGGTAGAAACAGAAAAAATAAGCTCATAAATTTTGTGGGTGATGAAAGTAAAATAGGTCAGATTGTAAATGTAAAAATTACAGATGTAAAGTCTTTCTCATTAAACGGAGTTGAGGTATAA